One part of the Prunus persica cultivar Lovell chromosome G5, Prunus_persica_NCBIv2, whole genome shotgun sequence genome encodes these proteins:
- the LOC18776633 gene encoding B3 domain-containing protein Os02g0683500 isoform X1: MNFGSAARDGGFSTEDENIMVTGKLPFSYASSPSSSTSSAQYNKTTSIATLVPSAHYNRAGYDDGPDTKLELMDSSPRDRDNNEEDDGSRREENPIAIEREHMFDKVVTPSDVGKLNRLVIPKQHAEKYFPLDSSTNEKGLLLNFEDRNGKPWRFRYSYWNSSQSYVMTKGWSRFVKEKKLDAGDIVSFQRGLGELGKDRLFIDWRRRPDAPDPIHHNHHHPHQLHPHHHHYQPNFAIAHHQQQQQQHFSWNHHQRSVPWSPLLMRPPPGGGLVPRDHLQHLSQQINYSMNMHHPYRNTGTSSTAGGGSGGSSYGYGNVVSSSGPIYYLRSASSTAPHEYEGSGLGLQQQLQQQQQQQQQQQVQLLGRVHEPNMVLESVPVVHGKAAAKRLRLFGVNMDCPISESDHECDILSSSSSQYHHATMASPSHQLSPSSQPPLQLRLFDGTPLHSTTTTTTSASTTTDFLSIRGKHQASSPFSMSLDFDV, from the coding sequence atgAATTTCGGGTCAGCTGCCCGAGATGGGGGTTTTTCTACTGAAGATGAAAACATCATGGTGACAGGTAAGCTTCCTTTCTCCTATGCCTCCTCTCCatcttcttctacttcttctGCTCAGTACAACAAAACCACCAGCATAGCCACTCTTGTCCCTTCTGCTCACTACAACCGTGCCGGCTACGACGACGGCCCCGACACAAAGCTCGAGCTCATGGACTCGTCGCCGAGAGATAGAGATAATAATGAAGAAGACGATGGCAGTCgaagagaagaaaacccaATCGCCATAGAAAGGGAGCACATGTTCGACAAAGTTGTGACGCCAAGCGATGTGGGGAAGCTCAATCGCCTCGTCATCCCAAAGCAGCACGCAGAGAAGTACTTTCCTTTGGATTCTTCCACCAACGAGAAGGGGCTTCTGCTCAATTTCGAGGACCGGAATGGGAAGCCGTGGAGGTTTCGATACTCCTACTGGAACAGCAGCCAGAGCTATGTGATGACCAAGGGCTGGAGCAGATTCGTCAAGGAGAAGAAGCTCGACGCCGGAGACATCGTCTCCTTCCAGCGAGGCCTTGGGGAGTTGGGGAAAGACCGGCTTTTTATTGACTGGCGGCGCCGCCCAGATGCGCCTGATCCCATCCACCATAACCACCACCATCCCCACCAGcttcatcctcatcatcatcattaccAGCCCAATTTCGCAATCGCTCatcatcagcagcagcagcagcagcatttCTCCTGGAACCACCACCAACGCTCGGTTCCATGGAGCCCGCTATTGATGAGGCCACCACCCGGGGGAGGACTCGTACCCCGGGACCACTTGCAACACTTGTCCCAGCAGATTAATTACAGCATGAATATGCATCACCCGTATCGAAATACAGGGACAAGTAGCACTGctggtggtggtagtggtggaaGTTCTTATGGTTACGGAAATGTGGTTAGCTCTTCTGGACCAATTTATTATCTGAGATCGGCCTCATCCACTGCCCCACATGAATACGAGGGCAGCGGATTAGGATTACAACAACaactgcagcagcagcagcaacagcaacaacaacaacaagtaCAGCTCCTGGGTCGGGTTCATGAGCCGAATATGGTTTTGGAGTCGGTGCCTGTGGTCCACGGGAAGGCAGCAGCCAAGAGACTGAGGCTATTCGGGGTGAACATGGATTGCCCCATATCGGAGTCGGATCATGAATGTGACATATTGTCGTCGTCTTCATCTCAATATCATCATGCTACAATGGCATCTCCCTCTCACCAACTTTCGCCTTCCTCACAACCCCCACTCCAATTAAGGCTCTTTGATGGCACGCCTCTGCACTCaactacaacaacaacaacttcTGCTAGTACCACCACCGACTTTCTCAGCATCAGAGGCAAGCACCAGGCTTCTTCTCCATTCTCCATGTCCTTGGATTTTGACGTCTGA
- the LOC18776633 gene encoding B3 domain-containing protein Os03g0120900 isoform X2, with translation MDSSPRDRDNNEEDDGSRREENPIAIEREHMFDKVVTPSDVGKLNRLVIPKQHAEKYFPLDSSTNEKGLLLNFEDRNGKPWRFRYSYWNSSQSYVMTKGWSRFVKEKKLDAGDIVSFQRGLGELGKDRLFIDWRRRPDAPDPIHHNHHHPHQLHPHHHHYQPNFAIAHHQQQQQQHFSWNHHQRSVPWSPLLMRPPPGGGLVPRDHLQHLSQQINYSMNMHHPYRNTGTSSTAGGGSGGSSYGYGNVVSSSGPIYYLRSASSTAPHEYEGSGLGLQQQLQQQQQQQQQQQVQLLGRVHEPNMVLESVPVVHGKAAAKRLRLFGVNMDCPISESDHECDILSSSSSQYHHATMASPSHQLSPSSQPPLQLRLFDGTPLHSTTTTTTSASTTTDFLSIRGKHQASSPFSMSLDFDV, from the coding sequence ATGGACTCGTCGCCGAGAGATAGAGATAATAATGAAGAAGACGATGGCAGTCgaagagaagaaaacccaATCGCCATAGAAAGGGAGCACATGTTCGACAAAGTTGTGACGCCAAGCGATGTGGGGAAGCTCAATCGCCTCGTCATCCCAAAGCAGCACGCAGAGAAGTACTTTCCTTTGGATTCTTCCACCAACGAGAAGGGGCTTCTGCTCAATTTCGAGGACCGGAATGGGAAGCCGTGGAGGTTTCGATACTCCTACTGGAACAGCAGCCAGAGCTATGTGATGACCAAGGGCTGGAGCAGATTCGTCAAGGAGAAGAAGCTCGACGCCGGAGACATCGTCTCCTTCCAGCGAGGCCTTGGGGAGTTGGGGAAAGACCGGCTTTTTATTGACTGGCGGCGCCGCCCAGATGCGCCTGATCCCATCCACCATAACCACCACCATCCCCACCAGcttcatcctcatcatcatcattaccAGCCCAATTTCGCAATCGCTCatcatcagcagcagcagcagcagcatttCTCCTGGAACCACCACCAACGCTCGGTTCCATGGAGCCCGCTATTGATGAGGCCACCACCCGGGGGAGGACTCGTACCCCGGGACCACTTGCAACACTTGTCCCAGCAGATTAATTACAGCATGAATATGCATCACCCGTATCGAAATACAGGGACAAGTAGCACTGctggtggtggtagtggtggaaGTTCTTATGGTTACGGAAATGTGGTTAGCTCTTCTGGACCAATTTATTATCTGAGATCGGCCTCATCCACTGCCCCACATGAATACGAGGGCAGCGGATTAGGATTACAACAACaactgcagcagcagcagcaacagcaacaacaacaacaagtaCAGCTCCTGGGTCGGGTTCATGAGCCGAATATGGTTTTGGAGTCGGTGCCTGTGGTCCACGGGAAGGCAGCAGCCAAGAGACTGAGGCTATTCGGGGTGAACATGGATTGCCCCATATCGGAGTCGGATCATGAATGTGACATATTGTCGTCGTCTTCATCTCAATATCATCATGCTACAATGGCATCTCCCTCTCACCAACTTTCGCCTTCCTCACAACCCCCACTCCAATTAAGGCTCTTTGATGGCACGCCTCTGCACTCaactacaacaacaacaacttcTGCTAGTACCACCACCGACTTTCTCAGCATCAGAGGCAAGCACCAGGCTTCTTCTCCATTCTCCATGTCCTTGGATTTTGACGTCTGA